ATTACACCGCCCTGTCCAAAAGTGGGCACAGACACAGGGTCAGGGTGGGCTCACAGAGAGGACCTTCAACAGCCCCAGGGTCCTGCTGAGGCTACGTGCGGGGTGCATACTGTGAGGCACCCAGGGCAGCTCAGGGCagagagctggggaagggggctAGTTGAGTGCCCTGCTTCCGAGGCACGAGGGGATGCCAGGAGTCAATAATTTAGCAGGAGCCATGCACACCCAGATGGGCCAGCCGATCgtgtttctcttcctctgcccgagcagggccagggctggcCAAACTGCAGAGGGACTCGGCTGTAACGAGACCCTTTGTGTGCAGGTGGGAGCCAGCACCTGGACGGACAGCTGTCCCAGCTGCTCTCCCTGGTGCCCTCACCGCGTGTGCCAGCTGCGTGAAGTTTTCCCCTGCCTGCTCCACGATGTAGCCCAGCTTGAAAATGGGGCAGTAGAGGTCAGAGACCTCATGGAACGTGCAGTGTTTCAGGTAGCCATCCTTCCGGCTCTCGATGTTGCCCCTAAAGACAAGGCCCAGCGGCATCAGATGGGAAGGGAGCAGAAGCCATGCACCCCCAAACAACACATTCCAAGAGGCAACTCCCACTCCAGCCCATCCCTTGTCACCACACGCTAATGGCTCTTACTTGGAGAACTGGAATTTGGGGTAGTGGATGCTGTTCTTGATGAGGATGGTGAAATTCGGGGCCATCTTACCGAGAAACTGGCTGAGGAGGCACAGGCTGGGTGTGTTTagtctccccttccccccgtcccccagcctcccccactgcgctgtccctccctcccttctccccccacacaccccgACTCCGGTCAGTGAGGAGAAAGGAGCAAAGGAGCTTGGCCCCAGGTGGGTGGGGACAGCGGGCGTGCACACCTGACTGAGGCCCCGTCTTCCACCGGGCACCAGCCGGACACCTCGCAGGTCTTGGAGGACCCGTGGTAATAAGGCACGCAGCGCCCGGTCCGCAGGCCTGTGGGCAGACGCGCGCTCAGGTGGCAGATGCGCGCTCAGGGGCgcggcccgcccccgcccccagttgGCACACACTGACCGTTTCCCAGCATGTCCAGCTGCCCAGCCACGCAGTCTTCGTCCGAGTCGCAGGTGGCGTTGTTGACCCTCATACTCTAGGGAGGAGGCTACTTGGTCAGGGGCCCGACACCCTTTGCCCCCAGGCGCAGCGGACCAGGCAgggcccctccctcccgcccccgctCTGCTCTCTACCCGGCCTCACCTCGGCGCAGGTTCCGAGGGTCTGGAAGGGGGTGACCTCGATCCTGGTGATGATGCTGAACACGCTGCCCCCCTGGGCTCAGAAAGAAGGGACGGTCGGCCGGCGCCGGGCAGCTCGGCCGCCGCTCGGTCCCACCCTCGGGGTGCTCGGGTTGGGGGCGGGGCCCGAGTGGCACACCTCGGGGGGTTTCACGTACTCCTCCACGTCCCACACTTTGTGCTCGGACGAGGTGATGCCCTTGACCTTGGTGATGACGGAGCTCTCGGGGCCCGTCTCGCTGTCCTGGTAGCTCTTCTGCACGACGAACACGTACCTGTGCGGACGGGCAGGGCCGGCTCTGGAGGCGACCCCGGGGCAGGCCCGGGACCCCTCCCCTGCCGAGTCAGCTCGACTCCGGCGGGATCGAGGCTGCGTCACCGCCTCTCGGGGGCCGGCCGGGTAGGCTCTGCGGCGCCCGAGGGGCCAGCCCGGCGGCCGCCGGCGCTCTCCTCGCCCCCTGCCCAGAGCGGCCCCTCCAAACAGGGACGTCCCGGCggcgccctcccctcccctccggaCCCCGCTGGGCACCCCCTGCCGCCGGGTCTCCCCCGTGCGCACCCACCACACGAAGTAGAGCAGAATGAGCAGCTGCACCGCGCGGTACACGATGCCCAGGCGCCGGTTCTTCACCACGATCACCTTGGGCGTCTCGTAGTCCCAGAACGCGGACCAGCAGCCCCGGGCCAGGCGTCGGGCCGCGGCCGTCCCCGCGGGGGGCTTGGGCTCGGCGGCCGCCATGACCCCGAGCTGCTGGGTCTGGGAAGCGGGCTGGGGGGGCGCCGGCGTGGCCGCCTCCGGGGCGTGGCCTCGCGCGCCCCGCCCTGTCCCGCCTCGACCCGCCCCAGGTCGGTCCCCGAGCCGCGGGGGCGCCGGGCGGAGACACGCAGCGCACCTGGCAGGTGTCGCCAGGTGGGGCCCCGAGCGGGCATAGTCGGGGTCGCGGCAGCCGTCGCCCCCAGCCCGCTCAGGGAGGGCGTGAAGACGGTGCAGGCCCTCGCGTCCCTTGGGAGGACACTAGACGCGGGGGGAAGACGCGGCAGAGCACCGCCCGCGTCCTCCGCGCCTCCGCCGGTGTCTGATGCGCAGCGCGCACTAAACCCGAAGAGCAATccctttgaaaaatatatatgtatatttacccAATTTTGTTGGGATACAACCGACGCGTGaagttgtgtaagtttaaggtgcacaagGAGATGATTTCCCAAGAGCAATCCTTGATTCGGGTCCGCGGTTCCCCGCAGCTCGGCAAAGGCACCCCTGCCTCCAGGGTTCAGACAAAAATCTGGATCACTTTCTTTGCCCTAACAGTCCTCTTGCTTTTGTCTACAGATACACGTCAGGGCTGTTGGGTTCtagccccttccccatccccccaccccaagcgCCCCGCCACGTTTCTCACCTGGATTTCCGCACTCTAGGCTTCTACCCATTTCcgtctctgttttgttttgtttcctatacAGCTCGGAggaaacatgtttttgtttttactttttgtacCTCTACCCCCACCTCATTATTTTGGACCAAATCCCAGACATCGTACTATTTCACAAAATGATAAATGTTTTACACAtttttgaggtgaaattcacatagcaTTTAATTAGCCGTTTTAATGAACAATTCATTGAagtttagtacattcacaatattgtgcaaccaccATCATCTACTTCCAAAACATTCTAATCATCACCAGATAAAACCTCATGCCCATCAAGAACTTCCTGTCCCCCTGCTCTTGCACATACTGGCAACCACCAATCATCTACCTTCTCTCTATGGCTTtatctattttggatatttcaaaTAATGGAATCGTagaatatttgcctttttgtgtctgacttctttcacttagcataatgtcttcaaggtccatctgggttgtagcatgtgtcagtactccACTCCCTTTTATGGCAGAACGATATTGTACTGTATGGATATTCCACAATTTACCTGTTCATCCACTGATAGACATTtgagcttttatattttatattttggctattgtaactagtgctgctatgaacatccggGTGCAAGTATTTGAACaactattttcaattctttggtgtatatgcctaggagtggaatttctgggtcatatggtaattttgtgtttaactttttgaagaaccatcTAAATGTCTCCCAagcagctgaaccattttacattccagtTAGCAATATACAGGGATTCCAGTTTCTATACATCCGTTTCAACACCTGTTATTTTCCACTCACTTatggccatcctagtgggtgaaattatataatttatttggattaatgtctattcaagtcccttgcccattaaaaaaaaaaagtatttatttatttggctgcatcgggtcttagttgcaggatctttcattgcggcacccGGTcccttcgttgcagcacgtgggcgtctctctagttgtggcatgcaggctcctctctagttagagcgcaggctcagtagttgcaatgcacaggctctctagttgtggcatgtgggccctagtgcgtgtaggcttagttgccccgcggcatatgggatcttagttcccagaccagggattgaacccatgtcccccacattggaaggcagattcttaacccctggatcaccagggaagttccaccttgtccattttttaattgggttaaaaaattttgttgttcagttgtaagaattctttatgtattctggatagtagacccttatcagatatatgattttcaaatattttgtcccattgtaggttgttttttcactttgttgataaTGACCTTGGATGCACaaaagtcttttattttgatgaagtccaatttatctatgttttcttttgttgtttctgcTTCTGGTGTCATTTCTaaaatccattgccaaatccaaggtcatgaaaatttacccctgttttcttctaagagttttacgaTTTTAGCTGTTATATTTAGAttgttgatccattttgagctaatctttgcatatggtgtgaggtagggctccaatttcattcttttgcacgtggatgtccagttgtcccTGCACCATTTGTTAAACTATTCTTTACCCACTGAGGGTCTGGCACCtgtgttgaaaatcaattggccatagacacagagtttatttctgggttttctattctattccattgtccTATCTGTATTATCCTtatgccagcaccacactgttttgataactatagctttatagaaaaatttgaaattggaaaatgtgagtcctccaactttgttctttttcagtattgttttggttattcagtgccccttgcaattccatatggaTTTAAGGAGCAGCCGTACCATTTCTGCAGACAAggccattggaatcttgattgatagggattgcactgaatctgcagttTGCATTGGGTAGCATAGCCATCTTAGCAATAGTAAGTCTTCCAATACATGAACATGGGGTGtcattacatttatttacatcttctttaatttctttaaacaatgctttgtcatttttattatacaactctttcacttccttggttaaatctATTcctatggtttttttgtttgtttgttttggatgcTATTGTAGAGAGAATTATTATCTTACTTTCATTTGCTAATTGTTCATTGATGGTATGTAGAAGCATAACTGATTTTTGTGGGTTGAGCTTCtaccctgcaactttgctgaactcatttactagttgtagtagttttcttgtggattctttgggattttctgtatataagatcctgtcatctgcaaacagagactttctttctttcttgatttggatgccttttatttatttttcttctttgatttttcaggCTAAAACTTCCAGGATTGGTGTTAAATGTTAACTTCcttaaatgttaacttttaaaatttagaaaaggagggaacacaTCTCAACTTATTCTATGAAGCTAGTATTgctctgtggaaaaaaaaaaaaaaaaaggaagacatcaCAAGAACAgactaattctttaaaatatagatgcaaaaattcgcaaaaagaaaagcaaaccaaCTGTTAatttaatatccaaaaattaattatatcatATGCcatatcaacaaaataaaggacaaaaaccacatgatcatctcagtagatgcagaaaaagcatttgacaaaatccaaaacaTTTCTTCATGATAACAACACTTTTAACAAACTAGGACTAGAAAGGAaatttctcaacctgataaaaagTATCTACAAAACACCCACAGCTGATaccattctt
Above is a genomic segment from Balaenoptera musculus isolate JJ_BM4_2016_0621 chromosome 14, mBalMus1.pri.v3, whole genome shotgun sequence containing:
- the P2RX2 gene encoding P2X purinoceptor 2 isoform X2, producing MAAAEPKPPAGTAAARRLARGCWSAFWDYETPKVIVVKNRRLGIVYRAVQLLILLYFVWYVFVVQKSYQDSETGPESSVITKVKGITSSEHKVWDVEEYVKPPEGGSVFSIITRIEVTPFQTLGTCAESMRVNNATCDSDEDCVAGQLDMLGNGLRTGRCVPYYHGSSKTCEVSGWCPVEDGASVSQFLGKMAPNFTILIKNSIHYPKFQFSKGNIESRKDGYLKHCTFHEVSDLYCPIFKLGYIVEQAGENFTQLAHAGGVIGVIINWDCDLDLSASKCNPKYSFRRLDPKHVPASSGYNFRFAKYYKINGSTTRTLIKAYGIRIDVIVHGQMVDAPRRGAGPGLGTSEPSQQDCALTDARGLAQL
- the P2RX2 gene encoding P2X purinoceptor 2 isoform X1, whose protein sequence is MAAAEPKPPAGTAAARRLARGCWSAFWDYETPKVIVVKNRRLGIVYRAVQLLILLYFVWYVFVVQKSYQDSETGPESSVITKVKGITSSEHKVWDVEEYVKPPEGGSVFSIITRIEVTPFQTLGTCAESMRVNNATCDSDEDCVAGQLDMLGNGLRTGRCVPYYHGSSKTCEVSGWCPVEDGASVSQFLGKMAPNFTILIKNSIHYPKFQFSKGNIESRKDGYLKHCTFHEVSDLYCPIFKLGYIVEQAGENFTQLAHAGGVIGVIINWDCDLDLSASKCNPKYSFRRLDPKHVPASSGYNFRFAKYYKINGSTTRTLIKAYGIRIDVIVHGQAGKFSLIPTIINLATALTSIGVGSFLCDWILLTFMNKNKVYSHKKFDKMVDAPRRGAGPGLGTSEPSQQDCALTDARGLAQL